The following proteins are co-located in the Castanea sativa cultivar Marrone di Chiusa Pesio chromosome 8, ASM4071231v1 genome:
- the LOC142607611 gene encoding uncharacterized protein LOC142607611: MYLPAFQQLKLDPKRLPPFDSPLVSFSGDKVKFPTEDGVGEVKGDQVLARECYQAVVATKESHTWTIEKEKEDKAEALEAVELVEGETAKMMRIGTTPSPEMRTKLIQFLRKNQDVFAWSHEDMPGISRQVIQHKLNVDPKKKPIQQRPCVFAPERSQAINDEVNKLLQADFIREVYYPEWVANVVLEIHEQARGSRENGSMGSGSQFDIEYLPETAIKAQALAYFIAEFTPNDDDNGEDATEQWTIQIDGSSAQKRGGVGIVITTPNGEKLRYRVRLKFPATNNEAEYKGILTGLRLGKAIRAKNLVVQSDSKLVIAQIREEYEAKEERMQKYLKIAKHLAREFDKLEFVQIPKGQNMEAGEIAKIASSDDEPEGKILRINSWMAPIISFLQDGHLPQDPKDARKIKQRATKFTILNDRLYKRGYSLPYLKCVDEDEARYILEEIHEGVCGNHAGPRSLVSKVIRTGYFWPTVQADAAQLVKNCDKCQRFGNVQRLPAEKLTTISSPWPFAQWGIDIVGPLPPGKGQVRFLLVAIDYFTKWVEAEATTSITEARIRSFVWKSIICRFGISRMIVTDNGQQFDNQGFRDFCSGLGIKNQFLSPGHPHANGQTEVTNRTLLQIIKTKLDAAKGAWPEELPNVLWAYRTTARTPTGETPFRLTYGTEAIIPVEVGVTSIRREAFHDENNDQQLRVNLDCLDEVRDRASDRMAQYQKKMTEYYNRRVRLR; encoded by the exons gtgaaattcccaactGAGGACGGTGTTGGCGAAGTTAAAGGAGATCAAGTCCTGGCtagggaatgctaccaggctGTAGTGGCCACAAAGGAGAGTCACACATGGACGatagagaaggagaaagaagaCAAAGCAGAGGCTTTGGAAGCCGTCGAGCTCGTTGAGGGGGAAACCGCGAAGATGATGAGGATAGGGACAACACCAAGCCCCGAAATGAGAACGAAGCTCATTCAATTCCTCAGGAAAAACCAGGAcgtcttcgcatggagtcatgaggatatGCCCGGCATATCACGACAAGTGATTCAGCACAAATTAAACgtagatccaaaaaaaaaacccatccaACAGAGGCCCTGCGTCTTTGCCCCTGAACGAAGCCAGGCGATCAACGACGAAGTTAACAAGttgttgcaggcagacttcatcAGGGAAGTGTATTATCCCGAGTGGGTTGCCAACGTTGTGCTG GAAATCCATGAACAAGCCAGAGGCAGCCGGGAGAATGGTTCAATGGGCAGTGGAAGCCAGTTTGACATCGAGTACCTTCCCGAAACTGCCATCAAAGCCCAAGCTTTAGCATATTTCATTGCCGAGTTCACCCCTAATGACGATGACAACGGCGAAGATGCTACAGAACAATGGACGATCCAGATTGACGGATCCTCAGCCCAAAAAAGGGGGGGAGTAGGGATCGTTATAACAACTCCCAACGGAGAAAAACTCAGATATAGGGTTCGACTTAAGTTCCCAGCCACCAATAACGAAGCAGAGTACAAAGGAATATTAACAGGGCTGAGACTAGGGAAGGCAATCAGAGCAAAAAACCTGGTCGTCCAAAGTGACTCGAAGCTAGTAATAGCACAGATCAGAGAGGAGTACgaagcaaaggaggaaagaatgcaGAAATACCTCAAGATAGCAAAGCATTTGGCCCGAGAATTTGACAAACTGGAGTTCGTGCAGATCCCAAAAGGCCAGAATATGGAAGCAGGCGAGATTGCGAAAATAGCCTCGTCAGATGATGAacctgaaggaaaaattctg AGAATAAACAGCTGGATGGCACCAATCATATCATTCCTCCAAGACGGGCACCTCCCCCAGGACCCTAAAGACGCTAGGAAAATCAAGCAGAGAGCAACCAAATTCACCATTCTGAATGACCGACTATACAAAAGAGGTTATTCCCTACCATACTTGAAGTGTGTCGATGAGGACGAAGCCAGGTACATCTTAGAAGAAATACACGAAGGTGTGTGCGGGAACCACGCTGGCCCAAGATCCCTGGTGAGCAAAGTCATTCGAACAGGTTATTTCTGGCCAACTGTCCAAGCGGACGCAGCGCAACTCGTCAAAAAttgcgacaagtgtcagagATTTGGGAACGTCCAACGACTCCCGGCGGAGAAATTGACGACCATATCATCCCCGTGgccatttgcacaatggggaatcGACATCGTCGGACCATTACCCCCGGGAAAAGGACAGGTAAGATTCCTACTCGttgcaattgattactttacaaagtgggtcgaagctgaggCAACGACATCCATCACCGAAGCACGAATCCGAAGCTTCGTGTGGAAAAGTATCATCTGCAGGTTCGGGATATCACGGATGATTGTCACGGACAATGGGCAGCAATTTGATAACCAAGGCTTCAGAGATTTCTGCTCCGGCCTTGGCATCAAAAATCAGTTCTTATCCCCTGGGCATCCACATGCGAACGGGCAGACAGAAGTAACGAATCGAACATTGCTCCAGATAATCAAAACCAAGCTGGACGCCGCGAAGGGTGCCTGGCCAGAAGAATTACCCAACGTGTTATGGGCCTACAGAACCACGGCGAGAACTCCGACAGGCGAAACCCCATTCAGGCTTACATATGGCACTGAAGCAATAATCCCAGTCGAAGTGGGAGTAACCAGCATCAGACGAGAAGCATTCCACGACGAAAACAATGACCAACAGTTACGAGTAAACCTGGACTGCCTGGACGAGGTAAGAGACAGAGCCTCGGACAGGATGGCgcaataccaaaagaaaatgaCCGAGTACTACAATAGAAGAGTGAGGCTCAGGTGA
- the LOC142607614 gene encoding uncharacterized protein LOC142607614 yields the protein MYKVNYDGAYFVEEEEAGINVVVRNNLGQVMASLVEKLVMSSTVEFLEAMAARRAMIFMEELGLCRAIFEGDSEIVVKALLGDFPDRSSIRHIVKDCKSLMGSSQTCSFSHVRRQSNGVAHALARRARKSS from the coding sequence ATGTACAAAGTGAATTATGATGGAGCATACTTTGTGGAGGAAGAGGAAGCTGGAATCAATGTCGTAGTGAGGAACAATCTGGGGCAAGTGATGGCCTCCTTAGTAGAAAAGCTAGTCATGTCGTCAACAGTAGAATTTCTTGAAGCAATGGCAGCAAGGAGGGCAATGATCTTCATGGAGGAATTGGGTTTGTGTCGAGCCATTTTTGAAGGAGATTCGGAGATTGTTGTAAAGGCTTTATTAGGGGACTTCCCAGACCGGTCTAGTATTAGGCACATTGTGAAAGATTGCAAGTCTTTAATGGGTTCTTCTCAAACCTGTTCTTTCTCTCATGTTAGGCGGCAAAGCAATGGAGTAGCTCATGCTTTAGCTAGGAGAGCAAGAAAGTCTTCATAG